The following nucleotide sequence is from Nomia melanderi isolate GNS246 chromosome 10, iyNomMela1, whole genome shotgun sequence.
GAACCGTTCGCGGGAACGGTTCGCCCTATTAAACGGACACGCATCCGCGAGAGTCGCTCGCGAATCGTCGAATTAATTGCAAAAATGTGGCGATCAATCGAGCGTAGGTAATTTCCGCCGTACACGGTACCGGTACGCGTAACGACTCGTTTGACACGGTCCACGTCTAGACACGGTTACCTGGTCTCGATTGATAAACCGGTATCGCGGAACTGACGTCGGGCTGAAAGGACGACGAACAACAATCGGAAACGTCAGTCAATACGGGAACGGTGAACACTTTTACGGTTCTCGAGGTAACACGGGATCGTCGCGCGAGAGAAAATTCGTGAGGGAACGATGACAGATAAACGGCAATCTTTGGACGCATTGACAGGGAGCGGGTACATTTCGTAGGGGATCGTGGGTAACGGTCGGCCCTCGAACGGACAGGGACGTGCGAAAGGTGAAATAGAGTACTGGAACGTTGGAAGAACCGAGGAAAAGCGAAGTCTAACACGGTGACACCCACCTTGCCAGTGGACCACTCCTCTTCGCTCGTTGACCCAAAATCTTCTCGACCACGGTGACATTTCCGCTTCTCGCTGCCTCTAGCAGCTCCTGATCCTTCCCCATGGTCCATTTACACCGTAATCAACGCCCGATGTTCACCTGCACACTTGTCAATTTCTGTTTTTACTACGATTACTCGCGTTTCATTGATCCAGCGTGGCCATCTTGGGCCGACTGAGTCGTCACCTCGCGGTCACTTCGCGAACACCGGATCTCGCGCGCGCAACAGAGACGGGAACAACTGGAGTCTACGGTTATTGGTAGTCCCACGAGCGAGATAGAACGTCCACGGCGGAGAGGCTCGATGTATACCGCGCTTGGGCATATAGCCGACTGTAAGGTGCCAGCTGTTGCGCCGTACTGATTTTCCGTAGCTTGACGCTGGCTCGGCTTACCAGCTATTTAATCGAATAAGTGTGTCACGCGGCTCCTATCGCTGATCGACATGAGCGGTGATCATCTCAGACGGCCACTGATCCTTCTGTTGCTTGTCGGTGGCTGCTGTGCCGTGTTGAAAAAACCGATAATCCAGGCTCTGTACGGTGAGCACATAACCTCAAAGTTCAATATCCTGCCCTTGCGAATTTTTATCGGCTCTTACGACTTTCTTGAGACTACTTCAATGTTCTCGTTTTAATTCGATTGATTTTTCAGTTCGATTTCATGGATCACGTTAATTTTACCAGGTTCAACGGTTAACCAATTTAGAAGGGTtcctataaatatatgtaatctTTCTTGTTGTTGATTTAAATGTGTAAACACATGGTATTCTAAGAATAACTAGCCcaacattgtttttataattgCTTTCAAGGTGAAAATGTTTCATGGATAGTTTATAAAATATCCCAGGAAATATAACAGGATTCTAATAACCTTTGAGCATTAGCTGACTAATGTCAAGATAATGGataatgtaaacaaatataaaattgataagaCTGATAACATTTGATCGCAGTATGTTTTTATTGCGTAGCTAAGTGTTTATAATTGGTACTTAAAATAATATGATGCCACATTATCTGTAGCCTTGCCATTGAGTTTGATAGGTCAAAGTTTAAATTCGAAGAGCTCCCAACGGTATTATAGAAAAGGAAAGGTTTATTTGCTTTCGATGAAAGGAGGAAACATAGTAAGATggtattgattttatttacCGTCGAagaaatcaatttgaaaattctaaaagATGATTAGGAAATATTGtacattatagaaataaatatacgtaACAACAGCAAAACTTTAttgtaattctaaaataaaaaatagtgaAGATATTAGGTTCCTATTCGATATAGTATACCCCATATCTATGTTGTAATAAACCTTATTTTCTAGATAAAAGGATGAAGTATCACATAAATGTATAAGTGGatcaaatataacaatatacactataaatataaatttatttcatattcattttcaattattcattacatTGTTATGTTATAATTACATGTTCCTGGCTATTTTCACAATTCAATTATAAGATATTAACCTGtaattgcattttaattatataaactgtAATTAGAATGCTACCTCTGAAGAAACAAATTAACACATACATATGTACACTATTCAACACAGTAAACAATatcacaattataattcatacagttttgtacttCAATAACTGTTTATGTTGATCCATCAACATGTATACTATGTTACAACTATGTTCATAATTGAAAAACAATGCAATGGATCTACATATTCAAAGTcacaataaaaacaatatacatTTTTCGTATACTTTTCCATATAATAAAATAGCCAGTATAAATGTGGaagtattttattacattattaacgtAATTACGGTAATTGTAGGACAGtaatatgtaatacattttacaGATGGGGACACGTTAAACGTTCATCTCTCTAAGAGTGATGATTTGTACGTTGAACAGATAACCATTGCCCCGAGTAGCAATGTTACCCTTAACATAACAAACGTTTCATCTTCCACCTCGTTTATTATCGCTCAAGTTCATGCGTATCAATATAAAGTTACGTTGTCGTACGATAAGGATCATTTACATGTAATTTCTAATAGAAGTGTGTTTGGGTCGAATATCGGCCTACACATACCGATGAATCCTTCGGTGGTGATAACACATTTATACTTGGAGAACGATAATGTCCATACCGTTCATGCTGTAATTGCTGCAGTTGCTTACAATAACAGAGGTGAGTAACCACTTATTGTTACCTTGCAAATGTTTTCTTGTTACACAATTTTGTTGAACCTTACGCagacaataatatttaacacgttccgtgccgtaccgttttttaagactttccgttcaggccgtatggggcgtatacgacccacactgttacaagtaaataaaattaaataaacgcagtATACATGATACTAAGATGCCTATATTTGACTccacaataaatttttaacaaattcttcgtttttcaatgagaattcgaAGTGGCCTgaacggaacgtgttaatataccTATATTGTGCATCGCAAATTCTACACAAATGATAAATGCTCACATAGTTTTAAGCggcaatgtaattattatacttctcTCGATTACTTACAAACGATTGCGGTTCGATTACACTGAAAGTCAGAAATAAAGACTGTCTCCGTAACTATGCGAAAATTGGGGGGACCAGCGAGACGCTCGGGACTAGTGGAAACTATTTATCTTTCACTGTCATTATCTTATGTTCTTCCTCGCTTCTCTTTCCCGATATAATGCCATCAAGAGCCTAGAAATCAGAGCCAAGGGGCCCAATATCGCGAAGTTACGGAGTCAATACTGTACATGACACAATACCCTCAGTTTATCTGTTCGCTTCAGATGTCGGATTTTAGATATATTGtgctgaaatattattaaacattcaatcGATAAATGATTCTTCTCGAGGAATAGGTCAGGAGTCtagaataaatcatttttaaacgaAACCATTGGTTTAATTAAATCTGACTTCGAAAATGTATCTGCTATATATTCGTTTCCGTGCGTAACAAGCGATAATGCTATATGGCGCACAAACACCTCGTAATCACATGATTTtgatttagttttttataaaaagttaccCGTTAGTacgatataattaataataaaacgtcCTGTATAAGGTGCCCTCGTTTTTTACGTACCACATATTCAGGATTAGTATCATTAACAATTATCATGGAAGATAGGCATTCGGTGAAAAGACAAATATAGTTTACTAGAAACGTCATTGAAAATCATGCGATAGTGAACAAAATAGAAACTGTTTTCATTTAACGCAATTGTTATGCGGGCACAATGATAGATTGcataagagaaagagaaaataacGATCCATACCATCAGCTCTTTGTTCTCTTCCTAGCACCCATACCGGGTGGATGCAATATGGAGTTCAATACCGAAATCGCGCCGTACGCGAAAGTACAGCTAGACAACACGATGATAATAGTCGATACGCAACCAGCATCTATACCTGCTAACAAATTGGCTTGCGACAAAAATCCGGTGCAACACAAAATGTATCAGATGTACTTGACCGAACAGGACTATAGCGTCGGGTCCTACATGACGGGTATTATAAATATGCTCACCGTGGAGGATATCTTGCAGAATGGCAACGAGGTACTGCAATATGTAGTTATACATTTCCTATCATTAACcgtgaataaaaaaaaagtcaGCTCATTAACTCATTTGCACTCTACGAAACTATGAAAGAATATACCCTTTTatagcaaatattttttattatatcaaactacaaGTATTTCAGGCAGTATAGAAAGCTTAATGTTTATATACCAATGCTAATGTGgaataaatttcaagaaatataataatactaatatgaGAAAGCAAATGGAGCACACATGTGCACCAAATGAATTAAAACCTAcaaattaataaagtttaaagAACCATTAAAGAGGAGTCAGGTTCTTAGAAAAAATTACGTACCGAATTGCAACAAATGAAAGTTCGCTCACCCCCTGTATTCAATATGTACTTATTTTTAGTACACATTTCGTCTACCAAATTAACCAAAGTCGCAATACAGTACGTAATTTCCTGGTAGGTCCCGGACAGCACTATACTCCCGCCAATGAGAAAAATCTTCAACGCATACACCGGAACTGGTTCTGTCTACGTCACAGTGGCTACTTACAACAATGTTTCGGCTGCATACATACCCACTTTCTCGCAGGGTTGCAATCCCTTAGTTGATCCAGACTCCTGCCAGGTTTTAAGTACGTATGATTAAACCGACTGCTGCGATCATAATCATCGGTCacgaaatcaatatttttaaacgtccCTTTTTCTTCCAGCTAGCGCCTTCCAGAAATTCGTCTGCGCCTGCTGCTTCTTCACAGGTTTCCTATCTTTGCTATTAGGACCCCGTTGTCCCAATATCGACCAGGGTGTACCTGTGTTATTCGTCGGAACCGCGGTCACTTACATTTTCATACGTAAGTGTATTTACAATTAACCATGTACACTGAATATATTTCTTCGCTAgtttaattactgaaacgatGTTAGAAGTAAAGAAGGAACTCAATTATCTTTTGTCGCGTAATATTACTCTCATATTCTGATGCAAGTCGATTTCAAATATACTAACTGCTACATGGTTACTTTGCACGAGACGAAATAATCCAGAGACTATTACGGAATCATGTCACTTCGTTGGTTCCAGTGAATATCGGTTGGGCCCTGCTGTGTGGGCTTGCCGTCGTGATCATCTGGGGAATAACCGACTTTTTTCACCAATTCATCAACAAAATTCTGTTTAACATCAGCTTGGGATTCTTCGTCGCTTGTGTCACCTACTTCATGGCGCCAGGTAAGGGACAAACGGGGGAGACACGCGAAACGTTCATAAACGTGTTCAGAATTAAGGCGTCTCCTGGCACGCGAGAGGGGTCAGCCAGGGATTGTAGCAAATTATAGGAAAATAATGAAAGCCGGCTTAAAGCGAAGAGGAACGGAATAAAAGGGAGAGTCGGCTAGCGAGAGAGACAGCCCGCCACCTCGAACCAAACCGAACCGAAGTTGGTTCGAGTTTAGCGAAGGGATGAAGCACAGTCGGAGGGTCCCCCCGTAGCTTTTATCAATGTTGCTCGCTCATGTGGAAACTTCGGCTGCCAAATCCCCCCATGCAGCGGCGCTGGGCATTCGCGTTGCCTCCTACCTTTCTCACCATAACGTGGCAACCACCCTACACGGCCACCCttgcacacacgcacgcacacgtttgcgcgtgtacgcgcgcgcgcgagcgcgagatATTCGTCGCGTGCAGACAACCAGCGCACAAAAAACCCACCCCTCGACTCCCACGAACCGATTCTAACCAGCTCGAAAGATTCGCATTTACCTAATTGCGACCCCGTATTTATTTTGCGCTGGGACTTATTTAGATTGCACAGCCTGTGATTCGGCAACTGCGTTGGTCCGATCTATTCCACGTAGAATAGGCTATTAGCCTGGTCACCACCCTCTGGATAGTTCTCGTTGCATTGTCTTTCACGCGATATATGTGCGTATTCGCGGTTCGTACAGCTAGACTTCGACTGTCGCTTCAGCTAGAAACGGGGGTTTCATAAAAACGGAATACCTTATTTACTTGCACAGGAGCCATTTGTTgtatttatctttcttttttgtatATGCGTTGAATGCAACAGTAcagcttcattttttttaaatatgatgaATACacattaattaagaaaattaaagcaTCACTGTAcagtaattgaaaatttgtttcaaactCAAATTTAACGCTGACAAAGCGAAAATTTTGTTTACGGAATATTGGGATTTCCAATCTTGCCATTGTctttgaatgtttataatacCAGATTACGGTGATGTGCGA
It contains:
- the LOC116429787 gene encoding transmembrane 7 superfamily member 3, producing MSGDHLRRPLILLLLVGGCCAVLKKPIIQALYDGDTLNVHLSKSDDLYVEQITIAPSSNVTLNITNVSSSTSFIIAQVHAYQYKVTLSYDKDHLHVISNRSVFGSNIGLHIPMNPSVVITHLYLENDNVHTVHAVIAAVAYNNRAPIPGGCNMEFNTEIAPYAKVQLDNTMIIVDTQPASIPANKLACDKNPVQHKMYQMYLTEQDYSVGSYMTGIINMLTVEDILQNGNEVPDSTILPPMRKIFNAYTGTGSVYVTVATYNNVSAAYIPTFSQGCNPLVDPDSCQVLTSAFQKFVCACCFFTGFLSLLLGPRCPNIDQGVPVLFVGTAVTYIFILNIGWALLCGLAVVIIWGITDFFHQFINKILFNISLGFFVACVTYFMAPDSLASIHNNEAFWLLFVTLVVITSVLTLMFSNFTSMITCTIYSTFMMVLPLDYYFGSCLKYMIINVIRRATVEGFNNAIVSHPIQAIDITLISVWVILALYGLYRQITLGMSSAESLSHRSYVTL